The DNA region CGAAGACAATCCCTGTGTTGCACCAGCAATGCCTTCAGCCGTCGCTCCGGCCTCGCCAGCGGCAGATTCACCACCTTCAGACGCTCCATCAAGATCGCCAGCCGCATTGAGAGCTGCACCTGCTGTCGAAGCTTCGCCTAAAAGACTCGCTCCCCCGGTTTCCGGTGCTAACAGTAAGGGCAACACTTGCTTCGCCAAATCTCCCATAATTTGCAGCCCTTGAATCGCTTGCTCGCTGGCAATCTTCATATTCTCCGTGGCTTGTTCGCCCGCAGCTTTCGCCCCGGCTTCCGCAGCTTGAATACTTTGAGCGCCAATCGCAGTGGTTGCCGTCGCATTGCTCATATCGCGGAACATATTGGCCGCAGTCAAAGCCTGCATCAGTGCATCTGTAGAACTTTGGGCAGAGTTAGCAGCTGCATTAATCGCCTCTTGGGGAGAAGCCGGATGGATATGAATCGCTTCGGGATCGAAGCCCGCTGCTGCCAGATCGGATAGCAATTCTGCTGCGCCTTTGTGACCGCCTGCGGTGAGCTTATCGATTTCCGGGGGCATGATCTGAATAGGCGAGTCTTGCCAGTTCCAGAATCGCGTGAGATCGATTTTCTCGGCACAGTTAGCGCGACCCAGTACGGCTTCCGCAAACACACCGCCCGTGGGAATTGGCACCAGGGTTTCCTTCAGCCCCCCATCCCCATGGGGCTCGCCCACCAGATCCAGATACGCTTCCTTTACTTCGTCAGTCACGCTGCTATAGCCTGTCTTAGTCTGCCAAGCGGTGAAATCGCGATCGAGTAGCCCCGTTTCCAGCAACCAATCCAACTTCTCGTTTTCATTGTCAAAATGCCAGGGGAAAGCCACACAATTCCCTAGCAGGGCAACAGGGTTAGGTTCAATAGTGGGCGCAACAGGTTTGCCTTTGTAGGTAACCGTCAGCAACGCCTTCATCCAATCCGTGGGATCCATATCCAGCCAAATTCCCTGACTGTAATACAGGGCATTCTCTTCTAGATGTTGAATTGCCCCCGACTCGTCTTCCTTGGAAACCTGGAAGTGAACTGCTTCATACCCGCAATAGTCCCCGGTCAAGGTAATCACCTGGGTGTAGCTATCGGTTTCATTGCCTTTGCGGAAGTGATAGGTCAGGTTAAGGGCATTCCCCGCCTGGGCATAATCTGGGTCGTAGAGAACCTTAGCCAACTGGCTCACGGGCACATTGCTATCCACAAAAACGCTGCCACTGGCTTCACCGCTGGAGTCCCCCGGAATGCCACCAGGACCGCTATTGAGCATCGTGCCATCGTTAAACATCAGCTGGATGCCATCGATAAAGCCAGAGCCCTGTAGCTGGTAATCAATCTTGACCAGTTGAGGATTGGTGAATTTCACCTCGTGTAACTGATTCCCGCTGGGATTGACGAGCTTGACGGTATGCCCTTCGCGCCAGTTATTTTCGTTGGCGGCGGCGAGCTGTTCTTTGACCGTTGCATCGGTGGTGAGGGCTTCTAGAACGCGGCGGTAGCGCAGGATAACGCGTGGATCTTTGAAGTCGAACAGCTTCACCGGCACGAAAATGCGACGTTCGTAGTCGATCGCCCGAGTCGCGACCCGGTAGTTTTGCACCACCTCGTAATACTGCATCGTCATGGGATGCATGTGGTTATAGTTCGCCACCACCCGCGTGGTCAGAGTCTCGGTTTCGCTTTCGCGGGTTTCTTGCACCACTGCCGATCGCCGTTCCCGAGCTGCGTTGGCCTGTTGATGGGTGCGACCGTTGATATCCCGGTTGTTTTGGGAGGAGAGATTACGGGTTCCTTCCGATCGCGAAACGCTGGTGGTGAGGCTATTATTCCGAGAACTGGAGCTGCTGCCGCCCACACTGCCTAGAATGCCAAAGGCAAAGCCCCCAGAGCTACTGCTTTGGCTGGCATCGCTAGTAGTTTCGGTACGGTTGGAGCCAAATTGGGTTTCACGAGCGACGGAGTTGGTGATCGACGAGATCGCCATCTGATGGTCTGTATCCCAACTCATATCGTCGGTTTGCTCCAAAGACTCACCCCGTTGTCCCAGGGTTTGCTGCATCCAGTTGGTCACCGCCAAACGGGTCGCTTCACCGGGAGCCAGAGCCAGACTGTGAATCATGGGGCCGAGGGTGACTCCTTCGGCATACCAAGATTGCTCGCTTAACACTCGAATCCCTAACGCCGCTTCGTTAAACCCTTCTTGGGTGAGTGCCGTATGGAGCAGGTCAATTTGTCCCTCTTGACTGAGGTCGAAGGTGGCATGGCCTTCATCTCCGTCGTGCACCAGGTCAGCATCAATAATGTAGGTGCTTTGATAGTAGGCTTTCTGGCTCGCCATATTGCCGCTTTTGGGCAGCAGGTCGGTGGGGGTACCGTTGCGATCGCCGGTGGTCGCTTGGCTGCTTTCCCCTTCCGTCTCAAACGTATCCATCAACAGGGCGCGGGCGGTTTGGAAAGGCGTCCACAGGGCAAAATCCCGAATCGTTTCAACGCCCAATTCTTCTTTGATTTTGGCGGCGGCTTGGGGGTGATTAAAGCGCAGTTTGTCGATGCTCTCACCGCCAATGGTGGCCGGGTTGACCTCTTCACCATCACTTTGATTGAGGAGATCCCCCGGCACGAGGCCATCTTTGAGCGCTTCTCGAGCTAGCTCGCTCTGGGGCGCAACCAGGCTTAAGGCGGCGTTAAAGATGCCGGAAGTGGCGAGATCGAAGATCGTATGAATTTTGAGTTCTTCGCGGAGAGTTTGAGCCATGGCTCCCCCCACCCCCAAGAGGCGATCGCTAGGTGCTTTGAGGAGGTCGAGGCGTGGTAACTCAGCTGCTGAGCCTTTCACCAGTTTGGAAAAGTTAGACATGATGATTTGTATTAATTGAGTTTTCAGAAATGGTCAGGATGGAATCAATCGGGCTCTTACTCGGTTTCTGCCTCGTCATCCTGTTTTTCTGGTGTATGCTCGTCCGTCGATTTAGCGGACTTTTTAGCTTTACTTGCCGCAGCTTGCCAGCGACCTTGCGGAGTTTTAGAGTGCGCCGTTGTGGACTGCCAATGGCCGACAATTTTGCGCAGGGCGTCTTCCTGTTGGCTGGTGGGGCTGTCTCCGTCACCGCTTTCGCCAACACTTTCGCCGCTGTTCGGGTCGGTCGCTCCCCCTGTTTCTCCAGTCTCAGGAGTCGCCGCTTCTGCGGAAGTGGGATCGTCACCCTTGCCTTCCAACTCTCCAGCGGCATTAATCGCTGCACCCGCGTTGGTGGGGTTTTTGGGAAGGAGTCCTGCTCCCGCCGGGCCACCCAGAATCGACGACACCACGTCAGAGGCAATTCCCAAACCTTTGGTGAACTGTTCGGCGGCGGTCTTGCCACTCTCTGTAGCCTGTTTACCGGCTTCGGTTGCGCCAGCTTGGGCGGAGGTCATCCCTTGTTGCAGCAGGCTAGCCACACCTGCGGCGTTGCTCATATCGCGGAAGATATTCGAGGCGGCGAGGGCTTTCATTGCCGAGGCGGTCATACCATCGCCCATTGCTGCGCCCGTTGCAGCGGGTTCTTCGGTATGGAGGTGGATGGTCTGCGGGGCCAAGCCTTGGGCTTTGAGGGCTTTGAGGAGTTCCACTGAGCCCCGATTGCCCATTTTGAGGGGGTTGATTTCAGTGGGGACGATGGGGATGGGGGAGTCTTTCCAGTTCCAGAAGCGGGTGAGGTCGAGTTTCTCGGCGCTGTTGGCTCGGCCCAGCACGGCTTCCGCAAAGACGCCGCCGGTGGGCATGGGGACGGTGGTTTCTTCCTGTCCTTTGTCGCCTTCGATCTCGTCATGTTCTGCGAGATAAGCTACTTTCACTGCTTCGGTGATTTCGGTGTGGCCTTTCTTTTGCATCCAGGCGCGGAAGTCTTTGTAGAGGAGTTTATTTTCTAGGAGCCAGTCGAGTTTATGGGCGGGGTCGCGGAAGCGCCAGGGAAAGGCGATGTAGTTCCCGACCATGGTGGTGGGGGTGGGGTCAAGATTTGCACCAACGGATTCGCCGCGATAGGTGAAGTGCCCCAGCGCTTTTGCCCATTCTCCTTGGCTCATGCTCGCCCAAATTGCACGGGAGTAGTAAATTGCGTTTTCGTTGAGATGTTGGATAATCTCCCGCGTTGCCTCATGGTTCACAACTGCCGGTTTAAAGTCGAGAATCCTCCAGCCATGAAAACTTCCCAAATTGTCCCATGAAGAATACGAAAGTGAGTGCTTCCATTCGGAAATTTGACCACTCTTGGATTGAAAATGAAAAGTCAAGAAATAAAGCGTAGTGTTCCAACTTCGTGGGTTCAAATAGACATCACTAATGCGACCAACATCAATACTCACATCTTTGCTTCCACTAGCAGGAGTGCCATAGCCTAAAACATCTTCTTCAGAGCCATCTGTAAATTCGAAGGCAAGGCAATCCACACCACCTGATGCTGACCAAGTTATTTTGGTTAGCGTTGCTCCCGGGAACGGGATAGTAAACAATACCTGACCCTGCTCTCGCGGGTGAATTGAAACAAATGTTTCCGCATGATCTTTCCAACTATTCTTCTCTGCGTCTTGTAGTGCCAATTTCACAGAATCTGTCAAGGCAGCCGATTCTAACACACCTCGATAACGATCGATAATCCGATAATCCTTAAAGTCGAATGGCTTAAACGGAATAAACGCGTGACGTTCGTACTTCGCAGCTTTTGTCACCACTCGATAAGTCTGCACCGTTTCGTAATATTGCACCGAGAGCGCGTGCATATGGTTGTAGTTCGTCACCACACGGGTAGACATCTTGCCCCCCTCCGCCGCCGTGGTTTCTTGCACCACCGCCGATCGCCGCGCTCGCGCCGAACTCGCCTGCTGGTGAGTGTTCTGGTGCAAATCGCGATTCATCCGGGTGGACAAACTCCGCGTCCCACTGCTGCGGGAAACATTCGTCGCCAAACTGTGCTGGTGAGAGCTGGAACTGCTGCCGCCCACATGCCAGAGCAACGCCCCGAAACCACCGGAGCTACCGTGCTGAGACGAATCACTCTCGCTGGTTGCTGTCGAAGACCCCGTTTGCGTTTCCTTCGCCACCGCATCCGTGACTTCATTAATTGCCTGATGCTCGCTGGTATCCGAGTCGGTATCTTCCGTTTGGCTCACCGCTTCTTGGCGATCGCCCGTCGTCGCGCGCTCCCAAGAGGTCACGGCAATGCGGGTACTTTCCCCCGGAGCCAAGGGCACACTATGGAGCAACTCCCCCAGCGTCACCCCCTGGGCATACCAACACTGTTCGCTGGTAATCGAGACCCCCACTGCTGGCTTGGTGAACCCGCCCCGCAGCAGAGCCGTCTGCATCAGATCGAGGGTGCCCTCCTCCGCTAAGTCCGTGGTTCGCACGGCATCTTCCGGTGGTGGACCTTCCCCTTCCGTGCCCGCTGCTTTTTTCTGCTGGGCGATCGCATCCGTTACATCGTTGTCTGTTAAGTCTGTATCGATTAAATGCAACCCTTGGAAGTAGGCGCGCTCAACTGGATAATTGCCACTCGTGGGAATTAGATCTTGTGGCGCTTCGGCATCTGCTTTAGCAACAGTTCCATGGGGCTTGCCAAAAACCCCAGCCAAAATTACCCGCGCAGCTTGAAAAGGTGTCCAGAGAGCGAGATCGCGAATACTCTCAATCCCTAAGGTATCTTTCAACGCCGTCGCAGCGGCAGCATTGGGCAGATTCAGTTGCTCGATCCCTAGACCACTAAAATCCTGAACTTGACTTAGATCGACGCCATCCTGAAGCAAATCGGCAGGAATCAAACCATGCCGAGCATATTCCTGCATCACAGGATTTGTAGGATCGACTAACTCCAGAGCACTATTAAAGACACGGGACGTTGCCAGATCGAAAATACTGCTAATGTTCAGGCTCTCTTTGAGAGTTCTGGTGACTTTGTTCGTGATTCCTAGCAGTTGATTAACATCAGCTTTCAGCAGTTCGCTCCCTTTAAGAGATGCTGAAGTGCTCTTAACCAGATGGGAACGATCAAAAGTTGTGATTGTCATCTTAATTTCTCATATATATTATTAAGTATCAGTTAATAAAAGGTGAGCATTTGATAAAGAATCAATCTTGTGCTGACCTACTATCTTAAATAGGCACGATAGTGTAAATTTTCCAGGGGCTTTTGAAGTTGCAAGAAAAAGACTTGTTTCTTTATTTTCGACAATAGACCTCTTGTATAAACCAAGAAAGCAAAGAGATCCTATCGTTGACAACCCCAGAGTTCTTTAGCCCAATGGATAGCTTTGAAGAAGCATTATCAGCAAGCCTTCCACTGACAGACATTGTGACCACCCTTTTTCCCTTAGTGGTCTCATAATTTTCAGAACATCCACCATGAGATGGAAAGTTTGCCTATTAACACTACAGCGACGGCAAAAGTTAATAAACAACAGCTCTTTTTGCCTTTCGTCATATATTGCTTTCTCAACTCATTTCACTCTTATTTTTCATTCAGATAAAAAGTCTAATCACCAAGGAATATCACGCAGAAATTTGCATCAAACTCTCTTAACATAAAGCTAAAAAAATGACTGATCCTTGAGATAAATAGAGGCGATCGCTACGATCTTGACAACAAAAATCCCCAACTTTTCTAGGAAATTGAGGATCTACAAAACTTATTATTTATTGAGTAATTTATTCGAGGACAAATCCTTTACGAGCTAACTGCTCTCGGAGGGATTGGATCATCGCGTAGTCAAGGGTGTCAGTGCGATCATCATTGACAGGAAGATTACGAATATATCCTTCGCGCTTCGATGTAAAGTCACGAATTTGAGCTTTAATTTCTTCTCGTTCCGCCTCAACTTCAGAGATATAGCCTTCTTTCTCTTCGAGCGTTAAACCTTGAAGTGCAAGAGGCAACTCGTCATCAGACAAAGTTTCGAGGTCAACGGCTTCTTCTTCTAGGGCATCCACTAAATCCCAAGATGCATTGCGATAATATGCTGAACCCTTTGAGCTGCCACGGGTGACAATTGCCGCACCTGCATTAACGTCTTGTTGAATTTGGCGATTTAGACCTCTTGTTCCTTCTGCGCCATAGGGAATATAGGTGGAGTTGAGCTGATCATTTAATGCCCGAATATCCTCGTCATAGGGAGATTCTTGCACAATCACTTGGCGGTTTTGGTTGATATTAAAGTTGGCACCACTCGCAATCTCAGCACCTTCTGCCCATAATGCCCGCTCACGATTTTCGGCACTGCCACAGTAAATCGTATTAACAATAATGTCTTCTGATCTCGCAAGGGCGATCGCCTCTTGCCAGCCTACTTTGCCTTGATCAAAGGGTTCATTACCAGCAATGAAAATTGCCCGGAAATCTGCCTCATCTTCATCCCAATTGAGTTGATTGACGGCAGATTTAATCACCCAGCCACTATATTCTTGACCGCCGTTGGTCTGAATTTCAAAGAGCTTTTCGGAGACATTATCGAGCTCAGGCGTAAAGTCTGTCAGCTGCCGATTAAATCCTTCATAGGAAGGCAGAGAATCATTCCCATAGTGGTAAAGTGCCACCTCAAACTGGGGAACTTGCCCATCTTTGCGGACATCGGTTAAAGCATTAACCACATTCCAGATTTGGCTGCGAGTCTGATCAATCAGACCATCCATACTGTTACTGGAATCCAGCAAAATAGCCAATTGAATCGTTGGCTCTTCTTCGGCGATCGCCACCCAAGGAACAAGGGCTAACGATAAAGAAAGCGCAGCAGTGCGAAATAAGCGAGAGAAAGACATGCTCCAAACCCAAAATCTGACGTAAGTTTTTATGACGCAAATGACCCTAATTTTGTGTCTCAAGTCCTTAAAACTTTAGATAACAATAGCTTGCTCTCCTTATTACCACTAGCGCCGTTACCCTTCCGGCAACGACACTCAAAATTGGCAGAGTCATTTAAACAACCCTAGGGAACTTGCATTGTCACAAATTGGTTTTCTGGGACAAAACTATGATACTCACCATCATCGGCCAGTATTGCCATCAAATTTAAATGATCATCCGGCTTAACGCCAAGAATATCCCAAGGTACTGCCAGCTCTAGACATTCGTGATAGGCCATTTTCGTATGGGCAACCTTCGGGCACCAGCGACCATAATCAATGGCTTCTTCAAACCACATCGACTTCGTCACAAGATTAATCCCGATGTGATGGCGGAATAAATAGTTTAACGGCTCCTGATCCGGCATACTGGCAATCGGCGCAGGGCTAATCGGGCAATTAACACCGGGATAGAAACACAGCAGGTGTAATTCGGACGGAAGTTCTTCACCCCATTTCACCCCACGTCGCAAATCGAGTCGCAGATAAAAATTCAGGTGATCCCAACCATAAAACAATTTTTGCAAAGCACTGCTTTGATGCATTGTTCCTCGCGCACCGCCGATTGCGATACAACCAGCTTTGTCCCAATCCTGCTCATCACCCACGCCATCAATAACGGGATGAATAAAGCTTTGGGGCATATGTTCTTGCTTTTGGTCATGCTTCTCAATGGGCTGTAACACCTCGGCTGGAACCGGTTCATTAAGGGCTTTATAAATGCCAGCAACGTGCTCCCGGAAGAGCTGATCAAACATTGCATCTTGGTTAGAGGAATGGCCTTCACCAAACCACCAAAACCAGTCGGAACCTTCGGCTGCAAATAGCGATTCCCAAGCCTCAGGATTCGTGATTTCAGTGGCTTCCGGGTGGTCTTCAAGGGTTTTACGGGCTTTGTAGAGGAGATCCCAAGCGCGGTTTTTCGCGGGGTCACCAATCCAAGTGGTAAAGCTGCCATCGACCCATGAGCCACTATGGAGATTTTTTGAAGGAATAGTCGCAGTGGGCGGGAATTTCTCGGTAAATTCGGAAACAGTTACCAATTCCAGATTTCTATCGACGCTAAGTTTTTCGTACAACGCGGTTAAAAATGGAATGCCATCCCGCTCATAAAATTCCCAACAGTTTTCGCCATCAAGGGCAATGGTGACAAGATAGGGTTCTTCGAGAGTAGTCGTCTTGGGATCTTTTTGTTTTTTGCGGAGGCTACGGGCGATCGCCTCTAGGTGACCAACGAGATCATTGGCTGCGGCTTCTGGATCCATTCCAGCATAAGTAAAGCCAACAAGGTCAGACAAACGATGATCTCGGAAGACAATCGACAAATCTCCCGATGGTGTTTCGAGGCGATAGGGGCGATACATCAATTCGGGTTCGTAAACATTACCCACTTCGTCGCGGTGGAAGAAATGCTTGAGACTCCAGCCCAAAACAGCTTCGTCGGAACAAATCCATTTAAAGCCAGCTGCTGCAATGGGATCGAGCACTTCTGGGCTAACAGATTGCTCGGATGGCCACAAGCCTCGCACTTCTCGATCAAAGCGATCGCGGTACATTTCTTTGGCTTTATTGAGATGACGTGGGATATCTTCTTCCCACATAAATCTATTTTCGGGCAATGCCATTTCGGGAACGGCAACTTGACCCGCATCGGTATCTGCCAACAACGGCAAAATCGGGTGAGTATAAGGCGTTGTGGTCACTTCGAGCTGACCATTATCTTGCATCTCTTTATGTTTTGGGATGATGCGCTTAATGATTTCCCGCTGTTTGGAATAAATGCGCTGGCGATCGCCTAAGGTAAAACCGCGATCTTTTTTCAGCCAAGCGGCAATCTCTGGATCATCCCAAAAGAGCGGATCAATCCACGCCAAATTGTGCCAAGCGAGAAGATCTGAAAAATCTTGGCCATTCCAATTTTCGAGACACCACGCACGGCCTTTATCCTGCCGCTGTTGATAGAGTTCGGAATAACGGGGATGGGGATCGATTAAGGTACGGTGGTTCCCATCGAAAAAGTGTTCAAGGATGTACCATTTCTGGTCAGAATCCAAAGTATCAACTTCACTGAGCGCTAGTTTTAGGTAAGGGTCTAAAGCCTTTCCTTCGGCATAATCCTCTAGCTGCATCATCAGCGATGGAACGAGGTTAACGGTTTGAT from [Leptolyngbya] sp. PCC 7376 includes:
- a CDS encoding vWA domain-containing protein; the encoded protein is MSFSRLFRTAALSLSLALVPWVAIAEEEPTIQLAILLDSSNSMDGLIDQTRSQIWNVVNALTDVRKDGQVPQFEVALYHYGNDSLPSYEGFNRQLTDFTPELDNVSEKLFEIQTNGGQEYSGWVIKSAVNQLNWDEDEADFRAIFIAGNEPFDQGKVGWQEAIALARSEDIIVNTIYCGSAENRERALWAEGAEIASGANFNINQNRQVIVQESPYDEDIRALNDQLNSTYIPYGAEGTRGLNRQIQQDVNAGAAIVTRGSSKGSAYYRNASWDLVDALEEEAVDLETLSDDELPLALQGLTLEEKEGYISEVEAEREEIKAQIRDFTSKREGYIRNLPVNDDRTDTLDYAMIQSLREQLARKGFVLE
- a CDS encoding glycoside hydrolase; amino-acid sequence: MSHPLYIAFIWHQHQPLYKAPDGQYHLPWVRLHGTKDYLDLILLLEKYPRLHQTVNLVPSLMMQLEDYAEGKALDPYLKLALSEVDTLDSDQKWYILEHFFDGNHRTLIDPHPRYSELYQQRQDKGRAWCLENWNGQDFSDLLAWHNLAWIDPLFWDDPEIAAWLKKDRGFTLGDRQRIYSKQREIIKRIIPKHKEMQDNGQLEVTTTPYTHPILPLLADTDAGQVAVPEMALPENRFMWEEDIPRHLNKAKEMYRDRFDREVRGLWPSEQSVSPEVLDPIAAAGFKWICSDEAVLGWSLKHFFHRDEVGNVYEPELMYRPYRLETPSGDLSIVFRDHRLSDLVGFTYAGMDPEAAANDLVGHLEAIARSLRKKQKDPKTTTLEEPYLVTIALDGENCWEFYERDGIPFLTALYEKLSVDRNLELVTVSEFTEKFPPTATIPSKNLHSGSWVDGSFTTWIGDPAKNRAWDLLYKARKTLEDHPEATEITNPEAWESLFAAEGSDWFWWFGEGHSSNQDAMFDQLFREHVAGIYKALNEPVPAEVLQPIEKHDQKQEHMPQSFIHPVIDGVGDEQDWDKAGCIAIGGARGTMHQSSALQKLFYGWDHLNFYLRLDLRRGVKWGEELPSELHLLCFYPGVNCPISPAPIASMPDQEPLNYLFRHHIGINLVTKSMWFEEAIDYGRWCPKVAHTKMAYHECLELAVPWDILGVKPDDHLNLMAILADDGEYHSFVPENQFVTMQVP